A single region of the Salvelinus sp. IW2-2015 linkage group LG20, ASM291031v2, whole genome shotgun sequence genome encodes:
- the LOC111980280 gene encoding general transcription factor II-I repeat domain-containing protein 1 isoform X4 — translation MAQMRKSGCDGIRTNSRTELRVPQVSARQEILTSLVSALDSVCTAMSKLNAEVACVTVHEDSVIAVGTEKGRAFLNSRREIQTEFHKFCRVPCLQGLTTVNSHAKVQESESSKLGKEGGHGKQRASTDAHSNIFVLRKMVEEVFSVLYSEAVGKSNSLVPVPYEWILKDPSSVVAHGLPEGIALRKPAEYNTKTLMKILEQSNRIYFTVKRGTEEPLRETKSSAGNVSNHNSFSGNTKILAKHGPASKPASTAQELSTASVSASNSMLSSFLYGMPMSSLPHPDGNPTSLLNLDRDRLGAWVAGVEKGTAAKDSSDNVLQGELGQSPPSIHVSKRLLFSLVHEKSEKWDSFIRETEDINTLRECVQILFNSRYAEALGLDHMVPVPYRKIACDPEAMEIIGIPDKIPFKRPCTYGVPKLKRILEERHGVRFVVKRMFDERIFTAAGKVAKEEGKHDINSTFEDGFPDNFQVPLAALELVTNPHSSRSTSSCVSPLADCEAGPSGDCIXLKKIKTEPPDGEIIQVTVPDASVSVEEPSEPQADPVAAAVLAVATLAQASSCRPLETHAAEALSSKPASQGLRRSSEGNLAEDIGEMILQLRRQVESLFSTKYAEALGLPESAKVPYSKFQMYPEELCVTGLPEGMTFRRPNCFGAAKLRKILAVGSQIHFVIKRPELLTDQVKLEPPPLPACDSDFFSTDLDSKDALSEDVGAAMQRPSFPDSLEAKLSRIDLANTLREQVQDLFNRKYGEALGIKYPVQVPYKRIKSNPGSVIIEGLPPGIPFRKPCTFGSQNLERILAVADKICFTITRPFQGLIPKPAPRRITLLKKAYASISDEEEVNSIGEKVILREQVKELFNQKYGDALGLDHSVLVPYKLIRASPESVEVSGLPDDIRFRNPNTYDIVRLEKILQARDEININIKSQLQPFAEICTQTCNTEEKAVSTNRRKRKRVLESSRVSLPSESGVSTNQIPVMQWPMYMVDYSGVNVQVHGKVKY, via the exons ATGGCACAGATGAGGAAGTCGGGATGTGACGGGATAAGGACTAACTCCCGGACTGAGCTGCGGGTCCCACAGGTGTCGGCTAGACAGGAGATCCTCACCAGCCTAGTGTCTGCGCTGGACTCAGTG TGTACGGCCATGTCAAAGCTCAATGCCGAAGTGGCTTGTGTCACAGTGCATGAGGACAGCGTGATCGCCGTGGGAACAGAGAAGGGAAGAGCTTTTCTCAACTCACGGAGGGAAATACAAACAGAATTCCACAAGTTTTGCA GGGTGCCCTGTCTGCAAGGGCTGACCACAGTGAATTCCCATGCCAAAGTCCAGGAGAGTGAATCCAGCAAGCTTGGCAAAGAGGGCGGGCACGGCAAACAAAGGGCATCAACAGATGCCCACTCTAACATCTTTGTCTTGAGGAAAATGGTGGAGGAAGTCTTCAGTGTGCTTTACA GTGAGGCTGTTGGAAAGAGCAATAGCCTGGTCCCTGTGCCTTATGAGTGGATCCTGAAGGACCCCAGCTCTGTGGTGGCCCACGGCCTGCCTGAAGGGATCGCCCTGAGGAAACCTGCTGAGTATAACACCAAGACCTTAATGAAGATTCTGGAGCAGAGCAACCGCATCTACTTCACTGTCAAAAG GGGAACAGAGGAGCCTTTGCGTGAGACTAAGTCCAGTGCCGGCAACGTCAGCAACCACAACTCCTTCTCGGGCAACACCAAGATCCTAGCCAAACACGGCCCAGCCTCCAAGCCTGCCTCCACCGCCCAGGAATTGTCCACCGCATCAGTCTCGGCCAGCAACTCCATGCTCTCCAGCTTCCTGTATGGCATGCCCATGTCTTCCCTGCCGCACCCTGACGGCAACCCCACGTCCCTCCTCAACCTGGACAGAGACCGCCTGGGGGCCTGGGTGGCAGGGGTGGAGAAAGGGACGGCCGCCAAGGACAGTTCCGACAATG TACTCCAAGGGGAGTTGGGCCAGAGTCCTCCCAGCATCCACGTCTCCAAGCGCCTCCTGTTTTCCCTCGTACATGAGAAGTCAG AAAAATGGGACTCGTTCATTCGAGAGACAGAGGACATCAACACGCTGAGAGAATGTGTGCAGATCCTGTTCAACAGTCGCTATG CGGAGGCCCTGGGGTTGGACCACATGGTTCCAGTGCCGTACCGAAAGATAGCCTGCGACCCAGAGGCTATGGAGATCATTGGCATCCCAGACAAAATCCCCTTCAAGAGGCCCTGTACCTACGGAGTACCCAAACTCAAACGCATCCTGGAGGAGCGCCACGGGGTCCGCTTTGTAGTGAAACG AATGTTTGACGAAAGGATTTTCACAG CTGCTGGTAAGGTGGCCAAGGAGGAGGGGAAGCATGACATAAACTCCACCTTTGAGGATGGTTTCCCTGACAACTTCCAGGTCCCGTTGGCTGCACTGGAGCTGGTCACCAATCCTCACAGCAGCAG ATCTACAAGCTCTTGTGTGAGTCCATTGGCTGACTGCGAAGCAG GGCCTTCAGGAGATTGTATTMCCTTGAAAAAGATTAAAACGGAACCCCCAGATGGGGAAATCATCCAGGTGACTGTACCAG ATGCCAGTGTTTCAGTGGAGGAGCCAAGTGAGCCTCAGGCTGACCCAGTTGCAGCAGCAGTGTTGGCAGTGGCCACCCTGGCGCAGGCTTCTTCCTGCCGCCCTTTGGAGACCCACGCAG CTGAAGCACTTTCATCTAAACCAGCTTCTCAAGGCCTCAGAAGATCTTCTGAAG GAAATCTAGCTGAGGACATAGGTGAAATGATCCTCCAGCTTCGGAGGCAAGTGGAAAGCCTATTCAGCACTAAGTATG CCGAGGCCCTTGGACTACCTGAGTCTGCAAAGGTGCCCTACTCCAAGTTTCAGATGTACCCAGAGGAGCTGTGTGTCACAGGGCTCCCAGAGGGCATGACTTTCCGTAGGCCCAACTGTTTCGGAGCGGCAAAGCTGCGCAAGATCCTGGCCGTTGGCAGCCAGATCCACTTTGTTAtcaaaag GCCAGAACTGTTAACAGATCAAGTCAAGCTAGAACCGCCTCCTCTCCCAGCCTGTGATTCAG ACTTTTTTTCCACAGACCTGGACTCCAAAGATGCTTTGTCAGAAGACGTAGGGGCTGCAATGCAGAGACCAAGCTTCCCAG ATAGCTTAGAGGCCAAGCTGTCTAGGATTGACCTGGCCAACACCCTGAGAGAGCAGGTCCAGGACCTATTCAACCGGAAGTATGGGGAGGCACTTGGCATCAAATATCCCGTCCAAGTGCCTTACAAGAGGATCAAGAGCAACCCGGGCTCGGTGATCATCGAGGGCTTGCCCCCTGGCATCCCCTTCAGAAAACCCTGTACCTTTGGCTCGCAGAACCTGGAGAGGATCCTGGCAGTTGCCGACAAGATCTGCTTCACCATCACCAG ACCTTTCCAAGGACTCATCCCTAAACCAG CACCTCGTCGGATCACTTTATTGAAGAAGGCCTACGCCTCAATAAGTG ATGAGGAAGAGGTCAACTCCATCGGTGAGAAAGTGATCCTTCGCGAGCAAGTGAAAGAACTCTTCAACCAGAAATATG GTGATGCTTTGGGCCTGGACCACTCTGTCCTGGTCCCATACAAGCTGATCCGTGCCAGTCCCGAGTCTGTGGAGGTTAGTGGCCTTCCGGACGATATTCGCTTCCGAAATCCCAACACTTACGACATAGTCCGCCTGGAAAAGATTCTTCAAGCCCGAGATGagatcaacatcaacatcaaaagCCAGCTACA GCCTTTTGCAGAAATATGCACCCAAACATGTAACACAG AAGAGAAAGCGGTTTCTACCAATCGACGCAAACGCAAAAGAGTCCTGGAGAGCAGCCGGGTGTCCTTACCCTCCGAGTCAGGGGTATCAACCAATCAGATTCCAGTGATG CAATGGCCCATGTACATGGTGGACTACAGTGGAGTGAATGTGCAAGTCCATGGGAAGGTGAAATACTAG